In the Helianthus annuus cultivar XRQ/B chromosome 11, HanXRQr2.0-SUNRISE, whole genome shotgun sequence genome, one interval contains:
- the LOC110891431 gene encoding gibberellin 3-beta-dioxygenase 1 produces the protein MTTLSEVYRNDPITDHHIIPLDFDSIDEVPESHTWPRFDEPINKIQTNNIKDPLIPVIDLASPNARNLIGQACETWGMFQVINHGVPSELVKNVEYESRRLFALQTHEKRRVLRSADGATGYGVARISPFFDKRMWHEGFTIMGSCADDAKVLWPHDYQRFCDTMDAYQQQMKLLSHRLLLIILEKLDATQEEINWAISTQDSQQALQLNSYPCCPNPSLALGLAPHTDSLLLTLLNQCGISGLEIFVEGSGWSQVQPVEDAFVVNVGDLLHMFSNAKFPLLSHRASVNQSNHRISIAYFHGPPIESRVAPSSKFQKPCFKSLLVKEYLILKAKHFSRALSLIQT, from the exons ATGACCACTCTCTCCGAAGTTTATAGAAATGACCCTATAACCGATCACCATATCATCCCTCTCGACTTTGACTCAATAGACGAGGTCCCAGAATCCCATACGTGGCCTCGGTTTGACGAACCCATTAACAAGATTCAAACCAATAATATTAAAGATCCACTGATTCCGGTAATTGATCTCGCTAGTCCCAACGCAAGGAATCTTATAGGCCAGGCGTGCGAAACATGGGGCATGTTTCAAGTTATTAACCATGGGGTACCCTCTGAGCTGGTCAAAAATGTTGAGTACGAGTCACGAAGGCTTTTTGCTCTACAGACTCATGAAAAGCGTAGGGTTTTGAGATCAGCAGATGGAGCCACTGGGTATGGTGTGGCTCGGATATCACCGTTCTTTGATAAGCGCATGTGGCATGAAGGGTTCACCATCATGGGTTCTTGTGCTGATGATGCTAAGGTTCTTTGGCCACATGATTACCAAAGATTTTG TGACACAATGGATGCTTACCAACAACAAATGAAACTGCTTTCTCACAGACTCTTGCTTATAATCCTTGAAAAATTAGATGCCACACAAGAAGAAATTAATTGGGCTATATCAACTCAAGACTCTCAACAGGCACTTCAACTTAACTCATACCCATGTTGCCCTAACCCTAGCCTGGCCTTGGGTCTTGCACCGCACACAGACTCCCTACTTCTAACCCTTCTCAACCAATGTGGCATAAGTGGATTGGAGATTTTTGTTGAAGGGTCAGGATGGAGTCAGGTGCAACCTGTTGAGGATGCATTTGTGGTGAATGTAGGTGATCTCTTGCATATGTTCTCTAATGCAAAGTTTCCTCTTCTTTCTCATCGAGCCTCGGTGAACCAATCAAATCATCGGATATCGATTGCATACTTTCATGGACCTCCGATTGAGTCTAGGGTGGCTCCTTCGTCTAAGTTTCAGAAGCCTTGTTTTAAATCTTTGCTTGTGAAAGAGTACTTAATCTTGAAAGCTAAGCATTTCTCTAGGGCCTTATCGTTGATTCAAACATAA
- the LOC110891430 gene encoding mitotic-spindle organizing protein 1B, whose product MDQDAARTARESLELVFQMSNILDTGLDRQTLSVLIALCDLGVNPEALAAVVKEFRRDPPITSSTPSSN is encoded by the coding sequence ATGGATCAAGATGCTGCACGCACCGCAAGGGAATCACTCGAGTTAGTCTTCCAGATGTCAAACATTCTTGACACAGGGTTAGACCGTCAAACCCTTTCGGTGCTCATTGCCCTCTGTGACCTCGGTGTAAACCCTGAGGCACTTGCTGCAGTGGTCAAGGAGTTTCGTCGTGACCCGCCAATAACCTCCTCAACACCATCTAGTAACTAA